Proteins encoded in a region of the Suricata suricatta isolate VVHF042 chromosome 10, meerkat_22Aug2017_6uvM2_HiC, whole genome shotgun sequence genome:
- the THNSL1 gene encoding threonine synthase-like 1 isoform X1 — MLHFNRCPRLKHIAQKCFSSVHVRADKHVQLFLSRTFALAEFRKSWHSTHSLVGDKNIILMGPPGAGKTTVGRIIGQKLGCCVIDVDDDILEKTWNMSVSEKLQDVGNEQFLEEEGKAVLNFSASGSVISLTGSNPMHDASMWHLKKNGIIVYLDVPLIDIVSRLKFMKIDRIVGQNAGSTMKDILKFRRQYYKKWYDTRVFCESGASPEEVADKVLNAVRRYQDVDSEPFISTRHIWPEDCEQKVSTKFFSEAVIEGLASDGGLFVPQKEFPKLNCREWKSLVGATYVERAQILLEKCIHPADVPAATLGAMIETAYGDNFACSKIAPVRHLSGNQFILELFHGPTGSFKDLSLQLLPHLFAHCIPPSCNYMILVATSGDTGSAVLNGFSRISKNDKQRIAVATFFPDNGVSDFQKAQIIGSQRENGWAVGVKSDFDFCQTAVKGIFKDSDFTGFLIMEYGTVLSSANSINWGRLLPQVVYHASAYLDLVSQGFISFGSPVDVCIPTGNFGNILAAVYAKMMGIPIRKFICASNQNHVLTDFIKTGHYDLRERKITQTFSPAIDILKASNLERHLHMMANQDGGLMTKLFNQLEEQHHFQLEKMLVEKLQQDFVADWCSERECLAAIHSTYNTSGYILDPHTAVAKVVADRMQDKTCPVIVSSTAHYSKFAPAIMQALKIKEINHTSSSQLYLLSSYNALPPPHEALLERMKQQEKMEYQVCTADVSVLKNHVEKLIQNQFI, encoded by the coding sequence atgCTCCACTTTAACCGATGTCCACGTCTGAAACACATAGCCCAGAAATGTTTTTCTAGTGTACATGTTAGAGCGGATAAACACGTGCAGCTGTTTCTTTCCAGAACCTTTGCACTTGCAGAATTCAGGAAGTCATGGCACTCAACCCACTCTCTTGTTGGAGACAAAAATATTATCCTCATGGGGCCTCCCGGTGCTGGGAAAACAACAGTAGGCCGAATAATAGGTCAGAAACTAGGTTGTTGTGTCATAGATGTGGATGATGATATCCTTGAAAAAACCTGGAATATGAGTGTGTCTGAAAAATTACAGGATGTTGGTAACGAACAATttttagaagaggaaggaaaagctgTGTTAAACTTCTCTGCATCTGGAAGTGTGATTTCCCTTACTGGGTCCAATCCAATGCATGATGCTAGCATGTGGCATCTGAAGAAAAACGGAATAATTGTATACCTGGACGTACCTCTAATAGATATAGTCAGTCgtttaaaattcatgaaaatagaCAGGATCGTAGGTCAGAATGCTGGTTCAACCATGAAAGACATACTTAAATTTAGAAGACAGTATTATAAGAAATGGTACGATACCCGGGTTTTTTGTGAAAGCGGGGCTTCCCCAGAGGAGGTAGCTGACAAGGTGCTTAATGCAGTTAGGAGATACCAAGATGTGGACTCAGAACCGTTCATTTCGACCAGACACATTTGGCCTGAAGACTGCGAGCAGAAGGTTTCAACAAAATTCTTTAGTGAAGCAGTGATTGAAGGGTTAGCTTCTGATGGTGGACTCTTCGTTCCTCAGAAGGAATTTCCAAAATTAAACTGTAGGGAGTGGAAAAGCCTTGTAGGAGCAACCTACGTAGAAAGAGCACAGATACTGCTGGAGAAGTGTATACATCCTGCTGACGTGCCAGCCGCCACGTTGGGAGCAATGATCGAAACCGCGTACGGGGACAACTTTGCCTGCTCGAAAATCGCCCCCGTCCGGCACCTTTCAGGCAACCAGTTCATCCTGGAGCTATTTCACGGGCCAACAGGGTCATTTAAGGATTTGTCCTTACAGCTTCTGCCTCATCTTTTTGCACACTGTATTCCTCCAAGCTGCAATTACATGATACTTGTAGCTACTTCTGGGGACACAGGCAGTGCGGTCTTAAATGGTTTTAGTCGTATTAGTAAGAATGACAAGCAAAGAATAGCTGTGGCCACATTTTTCCCTGATAATGGAGTCAGCGATTTTCAAAAAGCACAAATTATTGGCAGCCAGAGAGAAAATGGGTGGGCAGTGGGTGTCAAGTCGGATTTTGATTTTTGCCAGACAGCTGtcaaaggaatttttaaagattctgattTTACTGGCTTTCTTATTATGGAATACGGGACCGTCTTAAGTTCAGCTAATTCCATCAACTGGGGCCGGCTGCTTCCCCAAGTAGTTTATCATGCTTCTGCATATCTTGATCTTGTTAGCCaaggatttatttcttttggaagcCCAGTGGATGTCTGTATTCCCACAGGAAACTTTGGTAACATTTTAGCAGCAGTGTATGCCAAAATGATGGGAATCCCTATTCGAAAATTTATTTGTGCCTCTAATCAGAACCATGTTCTGACTGATTTTATAAAAACAGGACATTACGatctaagggaaagaaaaataactcagaCCTTTTCCCCAGCAATAGACATTCTTAAAGCTTCAAACCTGGAACGACATTTGCACATGATGGCTAATCAAGATGGTGGATTAATGACAAAGTTATTTAATCAACTAGAAGAGCAGCATCACTTCCAGCTAGAGAAGATGCTAGTTGAGAAACTTCAGCAGGACTTTGTAGCTGACTGGTGCTCTGAGAGAGAGTGCCTTGCGGCCATTCATTCTACCTACAACACCTCAGGGTATATTCTGGATCCACACACTGCGGTCGCAAAAGTGGTTGCAGACAGAATGCAAGACAAAACTTGCCCAGTGATTGTCTCATCCACAGCCCATTACTCCAAGTTTGCACCTGCTATCATGCAGGCTCTGAAGATTAAAGAAATCAACCATACTTCTTcaagtcagctttatttactgaGTTCATACAACGCATTACCTCCACCACATGAAGCTTTATTAGAAAGAATGAAGCAGCAAGAGAAGATGGAGTACCAGGTCTGCACAGCTGATGTGAGTGTCCTAAAGAATCATGTGGAAAAACTAATACAAAAtcaattcatataa
- the THNSL1 gene encoding threonine synthase-like 1 isoform X2 has protein sequence MGPPGAGKTTVGRIIGQKLGCCVIDVDDDILEKTWNMSVSEKLQDVGNEQFLEEEGKAVLNFSASGSVISLTGSNPMHDASMWHLKKNGIIVYLDVPLIDIVSRLKFMKIDRIVGQNAGSTMKDILKFRRQYYKKWYDTRVFCESGASPEEVADKVLNAVRRYQDVDSEPFISTRHIWPEDCEQKVSTKFFSEAVIEGLASDGGLFVPQKEFPKLNCREWKSLVGATYVERAQILLEKCIHPADVPAATLGAMIETAYGDNFACSKIAPVRHLSGNQFILELFHGPTGSFKDLSLQLLPHLFAHCIPPSCNYMILVATSGDTGSAVLNGFSRISKNDKQRIAVATFFPDNGVSDFQKAQIIGSQRENGWAVGVKSDFDFCQTAVKGIFKDSDFTGFLIMEYGTVLSSANSINWGRLLPQVVYHASAYLDLVSQGFISFGSPVDVCIPTGNFGNILAAVYAKMMGIPIRKFICASNQNHVLTDFIKTGHYDLRERKITQTFSPAIDILKASNLERHLHMMANQDGGLMTKLFNQLEEQHHFQLEKMLVEKLQQDFVADWCSERECLAAIHSTYNTSGYILDPHTAVAKVVADRMQDKTCPVIVSSTAHYSKFAPAIMQALKIKEINHTSSSQLYLLSSYNALPPPHEALLERMKQQEKMEYQVCTADVSVLKNHVEKLIQNQFI, from the coding sequence ATGGGGCCTCCCGGTGCTGGGAAAACAACAGTAGGCCGAATAATAGGTCAGAAACTAGGTTGTTGTGTCATAGATGTGGATGATGATATCCTTGAAAAAACCTGGAATATGAGTGTGTCTGAAAAATTACAGGATGTTGGTAACGAACAATttttagaagaggaaggaaaagctgTGTTAAACTTCTCTGCATCTGGAAGTGTGATTTCCCTTACTGGGTCCAATCCAATGCATGATGCTAGCATGTGGCATCTGAAGAAAAACGGAATAATTGTATACCTGGACGTACCTCTAATAGATATAGTCAGTCgtttaaaattcatgaaaatagaCAGGATCGTAGGTCAGAATGCTGGTTCAACCATGAAAGACATACTTAAATTTAGAAGACAGTATTATAAGAAATGGTACGATACCCGGGTTTTTTGTGAAAGCGGGGCTTCCCCAGAGGAGGTAGCTGACAAGGTGCTTAATGCAGTTAGGAGATACCAAGATGTGGACTCAGAACCGTTCATTTCGACCAGACACATTTGGCCTGAAGACTGCGAGCAGAAGGTTTCAACAAAATTCTTTAGTGAAGCAGTGATTGAAGGGTTAGCTTCTGATGGTGGACTCTTCGTTCCTCAGAAGGAATTTCCAAAATTAAACTGTAGGGAGTGGAAAAGCCTTGTAGGAGCAACCTACGTAGAAAGAGCACAGATACTGCTGGAGAAGTGTATACATCCTGCTGACGTGCCAGCCGCCACGTTGGGAGCAATGATCGAAACCGCGTACGGGGACAACTTTGCCTGCTCGAAAATCGCCCCCGTCCGGCACCTTTCAGGCAACCAGTTCATCCTGGAGCTATTTCACGGGCCAACAGGGTCATTTAAGGATTTGTCCTTACAGCTTCTGCCTCATCTTTTTGCACACTGTATTCCTCCAAGCTGCAATTACATGATACTTGTAGCTACTTCTGGGGACACAGGCAGTGCGGTCTTAAATGGTTTTAGTCGTATTAGTAAGAATGACAAGCAAAGAATAGCTGTGGCCACATTTTTCCCTGATAATGGAGTCAGCGATTTTCAAAAAGCACAAATTATTGGCAGCCAGAGAGAAAATGGGTGGGCAGTGGGTGTCAAGTCGGATTTTGATTTTTGCCAGACAGCTGtcaaaggaatttttaaagattctgattTTACTGGCTTTCTTATTATGGAATACGGGACCGTCTTAAGTTCAGCTAATTCCATCAACTGGGGCCGGCTGCTTCCCCAAGTAGTTTATCATGCTTCTGCATATCTTGATCTTGTTAGCCaaggatttatttcttttggaagcCCAGTGGATGTCTGTATTCCCACAGGAAACTTTGGTAACATTTTAGCAGCAGTGTATGCCAAAATGATGGGAATCCCTATTCGAAAATTTATTTGTGCCTCTAATCAGAACCATGTTCTGACTGATTTTATAAAAACAGGACATTACGatctaagggaaagaaaaataactcagaCCTTTTCCCCAGCAATAGACATTCTTAAAGCTTCAAACCTGGAACGACATTTGCACATGATGGCTAATCAAGATGGTGGATTAATGACAAAGTTATTTAATCAACTAGAAGAGCAGCATCACTTCCAGCTAGAGAAGATGCTAGTTGAGAAACTTCAGCAGGACTTTGTAGCTGACTGGTGCTCTGAGAGAGAGTGCCTTGCGGCCATTCATTCTACCTACAACACCTCAGGGTATATTCTGGATCCACACACTGCGGTCGCAAAAGTGGTTGCAGACAGAATGCAAGACAAAACTTGCCCAGTGATTGTCTCATCCACAGCCCATTACTCCAAGTTTGCACCTGCTATCATGCAGGCTCTGAAGATTAAAGAAATCAACCATACTTCTTcaagtcagctttatttactgaGTTCATACAACGCATTACCTCCACCACATGAAGCTTTATTAGAAAGAATGAAGCAGCAAGAGAAGATGGAGTACCAGGTCTGCACAGCTGATGTGAGTGTCCTAAAGAATCATGTGGAAAAACTAATACAAAAtcaattcatataa